From Immundisolibacter sp.:
GTTGGCCGTCGCATACCACGCGTGCCTTGGACCAGTTATCGCGGGTCAACTCGATCTCAACCGCCTGATTAGCGCCCAGCACCACCGGCCGGATCGCCAGCGTGTGCTGACAGATGGGTACCACCACCAAGGCCCGCAAGTCCGGATACAGAATTGGCCCCCCCGCCGACAGGGCATACGCGGTAGACCCTGTGGGGGTCGCAACGATCACCCCGTCGGCGCGCTGACGGTTCAGCAACCGGCCACCGGCACGGGTCTCGAACTCAATCATCGTCAGGCTGTCCCATTTGTGCAGCACCAGCTCATTCAGAGCCGTTGTGCTGCGCAGGAGTTCGTCGCCCCGGCGGATCTCCACGTCCAACAACAGCCTTTCCTCGGCAAAGAACTCCCCCAGCAGAACAGCAGGCAGAACCTGGAAAGTGTCATCGGGCGACACGTCGGCCAGAAACCCCAGACGGCCAAGATTGATACACAGCAGGGGAATATCGAGCTTCGCGACAATGCGGCTGGCGGCCAGCAGCGTACCGTCGCCGCCCAACACGATGCCCATATCCGTACCGTCCAGCGCCAGGCGGTCGCGCAACGCGGCATCCTGGGAAGGTCCCCAGTGCGGGAAAATTTGCGCGCCGCCGACGGTGCAACCCAACTGCGGAAGCACCTCACGCAGACGATCGGCAAGTTGTCGCACCACGGCGTCGTCGCGGTGCCACAGCAGGGCGGGACGACTGAACACGAGTGGCATGGGGACCCTCAAGCGTGGGGCGGAACGCGCGCGACTCTAGCACGCGCGCGCCGCGCTCCCGGCACATCCAGCGGCACAGCGAGCGAGTGCCGGCCAGCGACTCATGGGGGCTGGAATGCCAGAGCGCCGCGTCATGTGTTTATAGTATGGGCAGACCGCTTGTTGTGTCGGCAAACCTGGGTTCGCCGTGCCTGCGTCCAGAAATACCTCCGCTGATGACCTGAACGACCGTACCCTGGCCTTGCTCAAGGGGCTGGTGGAACATTACGTCGTCGACGGGCGGCCGGTTGGCTCCAAAACCCTGGCGCGCGATCTGGGTCTTGGCCTGAGCTCGGCGACACTACGCAACATCATGGCCGACCTTGAACGGCTGGGCCTGATCTGCGCGCCGCACACCTCCGCGGGCCGGGTGCCGACCGCCAAGGGCCTGCGCGTGTTCATCGACAACCTGATCAAGGTCAGGCCGATAGACCGTGCCGAAGAAGGCAAGTTACGACGGGGGCTGGGCGAGGGCAGCCACCCGGACGGGCTGGTGGAGGCGGCCAGCAAACTGCTGGCCGAGCTCAGCCAGCAGGCCGGTGTGGTCCTGCTGCCACGGCGCCAGGTGGCTTGCTTGCGCCAGGTGGATTTCGTCACCCTGTCCGAGGGACGGTTGCTGGTAATCCTGGTTACCGATGACGGCCGCGTGCACAACTGGGTAGTGGAGCACCCTCACAACTACGGCGAATCTGAACTGACCCGGGCCGCGAACTACCTGAACGAGAACTTCGTCGGCCACACGCTGGCGCAGATGCGCACCGCCATAGTCCGCGAGCTACAGCGGGCGCAGGCTGAGGTTGGCGCCGTCATGGCGACCATGGTCGAACTCGCGAACCGACTGATTCCACCGCCCACTGACGGCGCACCAAGCGGCGATTACCTGATCCGTGGCGAGTCCAATTTGCTCGCCAACGTCAATCCGGCAGCGGACTTGAGCAAGTTGCAGACGCTGTTTCGGGCTTTTGGCGAGAAGCGCGAGCTGCTGCACCTGCTCGATCAGTGCTTGCAAGGCCAGGGTGTGCAGATTTTTCTGGGCGCCGAATCGGGTTACCAGTTTCTGGGCGACTACAGCCTGGTCACCGCGCCCTACGAGATGGACGGCCAGATCGTGGGCGCACTCGGCGTCATCGGCCCCTCGCGCATGCCCTACGAGCGCGTAGTCGCGGTGGTGGATGTGACGGCCCGTCTGCTCGGGGCGGCCTTGAATCGTCGCCTGCCGGCCCCAAGCTGATTGCTGCCGGCTTGCCGGGCTTGCTGTCGGCCCGCGACGCGCGCCGGCCACATTAACTTTTGAGAGTTGTTGATGAACGACCAAACCGATTCGTCCGACGCCGATCCGGCCAACGGCGATACCGACCAGACCCAGGAACCGCCAAGCGGCATAGAAGAAACCTTGGAGCAAGCGCAGGCGCGCGCGGACCAGGCTCGTGACCAGATGCTGCGCGCCCACGCCGATATCGAGAACCTTCGCCGACGTTACGAGCGCGAGGTACAAAACGCCTCGCGCTACGGCACGGAAATGCTCATTGCCGAACTGCTGCCGGTCAAGGACAGCCTGCAAGAGGCCCTCAAGGCAGCGGCGGTCGATGACCTCGACGCGGCCACGGCGCTTGGCAAAATCATCGAAGGCACGCGCCTGACGCTCGACATTCTGGACAAGGCACTGGCCAAGTCCGGCCTTAGCGAAGTTCACCCGCAGGGCGAGCCATTCAATCCCGAGCTGCACCAGGCCTTGAGCCTGGCCGACGCGGCCGAGCTGCCGTCCAACCACGTCGTACACGTTGTACAGACCGGCTACCGGCTGCACGATCGACTGGTACGCCCAGCCATGGTGGTGGTTTCAAGGTAAGCGCTTGAAATCGCGGTACGCCGACTCCACCTAAGCGAACAAGCCGCCAACCCTATCT
This genomic window contains:
- a CDS encoding NAD(+)/NADH kinase, whose product is MPLVFSRPALLWHRDDAVVRQLADRLREVLPQLGCTVGGAQIFPHWGPSQDAALRDRLALDGTDMGIVLGGDGTLLAASRIVAKLDIPLLCINLGRLGFLADVSPDDTFQVLPAVLLGEFFAEERLLLDVEIRRGDELLRSTTALNELVLHKWDSLTMIEFETRAGGRLLNRQRADGVIVATPTGSTAYALSAGGPILYPDLRALVVVPICQHTLAIRPVVLGANQAVEIELTRDNWSKARVVCDGQHSITLEIGDRVRISAREQPQRLIHPVGYQYFDLLRTKLHWGG
- the hrcA gene encoding heat-inducible transcriptional repressor HrcA, with translation MPASRNTSADDLNDRTLALLKGLVEHYVVDGRPVGSKTLARDLGLGLSSATLRNIMADLERLGLICAPHTSAGRVPTAKGLRVFIDNLIKVRPIDRAEEGKLRRGLGEGSHPDGLVEAASKLLAELSQQAGVVLLPRRQVACLRQVDFVTLSEGRLLVILVTDDGRVHNWVVEHPHNYGESELTRAANYLNENFVGHTLAQMRTAIVRELQRAQAEVGAVMATMVELANRLIPPPTDGAPSGDYLIRGESNLLANVNPAADLSKLQTLFRAFGEKRELLHLLDQCLQGQGVQIFLGAESGYQFLGDYSLVTAPYEMDGQIVGALGVIGPSRMPYERVVAVVDVTARLLGAALNRRLPAPS
- the grpE gene encoding nucleotide exchange factor GrpE — translated: MNDQTDSSDADPANGDTDQTQEPPSGIEETLEQAQARADQARDQMLRAHADIENLRRRYEREVQNASRYGTEMLIAELLPVKDSLQEALKAAAVDDLDAATALGKIIEGTRLTLDILDKALAKSGLSEVHPQGEPFNPELHQALSLADAAELPSNHVVHVVQTGYRLHDRLVRPAMVVVSR